In the genome of Diorhabda carinulata isolate Delta chromosome Y, icDioCari1.1, whole genome shotgun sequence, one region contains:
- the LOC130903071 gene encoding uncharacterized protein LOC130903071 — protein sequence MASKKRQQWDEHDMRQDIENVQDHSMGFKLAAKTFNVPKTTLRRRLAKQDSSKGNLGGRTAIFSKAIEEEIAGYIIDMETRFFGLTSKYLRRMVFEVAEKNKIEHRFNRETKMAGWKWVRGFLKRNPRISLRSPESTSLARAQAFNKPNIQAYFNTLSNTLEQYNFPPENIFNMDESGLTTVQKKCQKIYASKGRKQVGALSSAERGQHVIVVCAMNVMGTYIPPALIYPRQRMNDELMNGAPVGGIAFVQEKGWMTSEIFCRWLKHFVKYTKASNNNKVLLLLDGHSSHKSLESLQFAKENGVIVFCFPADCSHHVQPLDVGFFRPLHTYFDQEFQLWLRQNPGKAVTQFKIAGLLNQAYLKSAVPSNAINSFKKTGIHPFNPHVFEDWQFALALATDKQIPEAQGDIIENQMELEIQTPSTSGLNMSSSSVLDISVKEICPPPQTVAIGTDKKNAEEGEKLVI from the coding sequence ATGGCATCCAAAAAAAGACAACAGTGGGACGAGCATGATATGCGACAGGATATTGAGAACGTACAAGATCACAGTATGGGCTTTAAGTTGGCTGCAAAGACCTTCAATGTTCCCAAAACAACTTTGCGAAGGCGTTTGGCTAAACAGGACAGTTCCAAGGGTAATTTGGGAGGACGAACCGCAATTTTCTCTAAAGCCATCGAAGAGGAGATTGCaggatatattattgatatggaAACACGTTTTTTTGGTTTAACCTCTAAATATTTGCGGCGGATGGTATTCGAAGTagccgaaaaaaataaaatagagcatCGTTTCAATCGTGAAACAAAAATGGCAGGTTGGAAATGGGTGAGGGGATTCCTGAAGCGCAATCCACGAATTTCTTTGCGTAGTCCAGAAAGTACATCATTAGCTAGAGCCCAGGCTTTTAACAAGCCTAATATTCAAGCCTATTTCAATACACTATCCAACACTCTGGAGCAGTACAACTTTCCtcccgaaaatatatttaatatggatgagtCAGGTTTGACTACGGTccaaaagaaatgtcaaaaaatttacgcTTCAAAAGGTCGGAAGCAAGTTGGTGCACTCAGCAGTGCAGAGCGTGGGCAGCACGTGATCGTAGTGTGCGCAATGAATGTCATGGGCACTTACATCCCTCCTGCTCTTATTTACCCTCGTCAAAGGATGAACGATGAGCTTATGAACGGTGCTCCCGTTGGTGGCATAGCTTTCGTACAAGAAAAAGGTTGGATGaccagtgaaattttttgtagatggcTAAAGCATTTCGTGAAGTATACGAAAGCATCTAATAACAATAAGGTTCTTTTGCTCCTAGATGGGCACAGTAGCCATAAGAGCCTCGAATCTCTTCAGTTTGCAAAAGAAAATGGGGTAATTGTGTTCTGCTTCCCGGCAGATTGTTCACATCACGTTCAACCATTGGACGTAGGATTCTTCCGTCCTCTTCATACGTATTTTGATCAAGAATTTCAATTATGGCTTCGTCAAAACCCGGGGAAGGCAGTGACTCAATTCAAAATAGCAGGTCTTCTCAATCAAGCTTATTTGAAGAGTGCTGTACCatcaaatgcaataaattcgttcaaaaagACTGGCATTCATCCTTTCAATCCTCATGTCTTCGAGGACTGGCAGTTTGCACTAGCTTTAGCAACGGATAAGCAGATTCCCGAGGCTCAAGGAGATATCATCGAGAACCAAAtggaattagaaattcaaaCCCCATCCACATCTGGTCTTAACATGTCTTCATCGTCAGTTCTCGACATTTCTGTGAAGGAAATTTGTCCTCCCCCTCAAACTGTAGCAATtggtactgataaaaaaaatgcagaagAAGGGGAAAAACTGGTCATTTGA